In the Camelus bactrianus isolate YW-2024 breed Bactrian camel chromosome 17, ASM4877302v1, whole genome shotgun sequence genome, one interval contains:
- the PLXNB1 gene encoding plexin-B1 isoform X1, producing MPALGPALLQALWAGWVLTLQPPPPAAFTPNGTHLQHLARDPASGTLYLGATNFLFQLSPELQLEATVSTGPVLDSRDCLPPVMPDECPQAQPTNNLNQLLLVSPGALVVCGSVHQGVCEQRRLGQLGQLLLRPERPGDTQYVAANDPAVSTVGLVAQGSAGEPLLFVGRGYTSRGVGGGIPPITTRALWPVDPQVAFSYEETAKLAVGRLSEYSHHFVSAFARGASAYFLFLRRDLQAQSRAFRAYVSRVCLRDQHYYSYVELPLACQGGRYGLIQAAAVATSSEVAQGEVLFAAFSSAAPPTVGRPPSAAAGASGASALCAFPLDEVDRLANRTRDACYTREGRAEDGAEVAYIEYDVNSDCAQLPVDTLDAYPCGSDHTPSPMASRVPLEATPVLEWPGVQLTAVAVTVEDGHTIAFLGDSQGQLHRVYLGLGSDGHPYSTQSIQQGSAVSRDLIFDGAFEHLYVMTQSTLLKVPVASCAQHLDCESCLAHRDPYCGWCVLLGRCSRRSECSRGQGPERWLWSFQPELGCLRVAALSPANVSREERREIFLSVPDLPPLGLGESYSCHFEEYQSPALLTSSGVMCPSPDPSEAPVLPRGADHISVSVELRLGAVVIAKASLSFYDCVAVTELRPSAQCQACVSSHWGCNWCVWQHLCTHKASCDAGPMVVSQQSPLLSPASPARDAPTSFPPAAPKATVTPAPDTLPLEPGAPSTASASDVPPGARPSLLSPWGPWAGPSPTPASASTETPFSEDPSPSPHDGPATAVPAPTALGPMATPEDLLASHPSPSDVAALPPVPAEPSPEALPSAVPLDQPPGTAPATTFPGATGSTKPALDWLLREGGELPEADEWTGGDTPAFSTSTLLSGDGDSAEHEGPPAPLILLSSLDYQSDTPGLWELEEVNWGAGSCPCVESVQGSMLMPVHVQREIRLLGRNLRLFQDSPGDNECVMELEGREVMVEARVECEPPPDTRCHVTCQPHQLSYEALQPELHVGLFLRRSGHLRVDSVDGLHVVLYDCSVGHEDCSRCQTAMPQYGCVWCKGERPRCVAREACGKAEAVVSQCPAPLIHSVEPLTGPVDGGTRVTIRGSNLGQHVQDVQDTVRVAGVPCAVDPQEYEVSSSLVCITKASREEVAGSVTVEVPGRGRGVSEHDFAYQDPKVHSIFPARGPRAGGTSLTLHGSKLLTGRLEDIRVVVGDQPCHLLLEQQAEQLRCETSPHPTPATLPVAVWFGATERRLQHSQFEYTSDPNVTSAGPTKSFLSGGREIRVRGQNLDVVQTPRIRVTVALGAPWPGQGFARRRRVIPETACSPGASCGGLHFEELCHVNSSQLITCRTPALPGLPEDPWVRVEFILDNLVFDFATLNPTPFSYEADPTLQPLNPEDPTAPFRHKPGSVLSVEGENLDLAMSKEEVVAMIGDGPCVVKTLTRHHLYCEPPVEQPLPRHHALREAPDALPEFTVQMGNLRFSLGHVQYDGESPVPFPMAAQVGLGVGTSLLALGVIIIVLMYRRKSKQALRDYKKVQIQLENLESSVRDRCKKEFTDLMTEMTDLTSDLLGSGIPFLDYKVYAERVFFPGHQESPLHRDLGVPESRRPTVEQGLGQLSNLLNSKLFLTKFIHTLESQRTFSARDRAYVASLLTVALHGKLEYFTDILRTLLSDLVAQYVAKNPKLMLRRTETVVEKLLTNWMSICLYTFVRDSVGEPLYMLFRGIKHQVDKGPVDSVTGKAKYTLNDNRLLREDVEYRPLTLNALLAVGPGAGEAQGVPVKVLDCDTISQAKEKMLDQLYKGVPLAQRPDPCTLDVEWRSGVAGHLILSDEDVTSEVQGLWRRLNTLQHYKVPDGATVALVPCLTKHVLRESQDYVPGESLGTGTPMLEDVDEGGIRAWHLVKPSEEPEPPRPRRGSLRGGERERAKAIPEIYLTRLLSMKGTLQKFVDDLFQVILSTSRPVPLAVKYFFDLLDDQAQQHGISDQDTVHIWKTNSLPLRFWINIIKNPQFVFDVQTSDNMDAVLLVIAQTFMDACTLADHKLGRDSPINKLLYARDIPRYKRMVERYYADIRQAVPASDQEMNSILAELSRNYSGDLGARVALHELYKYINKYYDQIITALEEDGTAQKMQLGYRLQQIAAAVENKVTDL from the exons ATGCCTGCCCTCGGCCCAGCTCTTCTCCAGGCGCTCTGGGCCGGGTGGGTCCtcaccctccagccccctccaccAGCTGCTTTCACTCCCAATGGTACGCATCTGCAGCACCTGGCACGAGATCCTGCCTCAGGCACCCTCTACCTAGGGGCTACCAACTTCCTGTTCCAGCTGAGCCCTGAACTGCAGCTGGAGGCCACTGTGTCCACTGGCCCTGTGCTAGACAGCAGGGACTGTCTGCCGCCTGTGATGCCCGATGAatgtccccaggcccagcccaccaACAACCTGAACCAGCTGCTCCTGGTGAGCCCGGGGGCCCTGGTGGTGTGTGGCAGTGTGCACCAGGGGGTCTGTGAGCAGCGGCGCCTAGGGCAGCTCGGGCAGCTGCTGCTCCGGCCAGAGCGGCCTGGGGACACCCAGTACGTGGCTGCCAATGACCCTGCCGTCAGCACCGTGGGACTGGTGGCCCAGGGCTCCGCTGGGGAGCCCCTCCTGTTTGTGGGGCGGGGCTATACCAGTAGGGGTGTCGGGGGTGGCATTCCTCCCATCACGACTCGGGCTTTATGGCCAGTGGACCCCCAGGTTGCCTTTTCGTACGAGGAGACGGCCAAACTGGCTGTGGGCCGCCTCTCCGAGTACAGCCACCACTTTGTGAGCGCCTTTGCGCGTGGGGCCAGCGCCTACTTCCTGTTCCTTCGACGGGACCTACAGGCTCAGTCTAGAGCCTTTCGTGCCTATGTGTCCCGCGTGTGCCTCCGGGACCAGCACTACTACTCCTATGTGGAGCTACCTCTGGCCTGTCAGGGGGGCCGCTATGGGCTGATTCAGGCTGCAGCAGTGGCCACGTCTTCGGAGGTGGCCCAGGGGGAGGTGCTCTTTGCAGCCTTCTCCTCAGCTGCTCCCCCCACTGTGGGCCGGCCCCCATCGGCAGCTGCCGGGGCATCTGGAGCCTCTGCCCTCTGTGCCTTCCCCTTGGATGAGGTGGACCGCCTTGCTAATCGCACACGCGATGCCTGCTACACCCGGGAGGGCCGCGCTGAGGATGGGGCCGAGGTGGCCTACATCGAGTATGATGTCAATTCTGACTGTGCACAGCTGCCCGTG GACACCTTGGATGCTTATCCCTGTGGCTCAGACCACACGCCCAGCCCCATGGCCAGCCGTGTCCCCCTGGAAGCCACGCCAGTTCTGGAGTGGCCAGGGGTTCAGCTAACAGCTGTGGCAGTCACTGTGGAAGATGGACACACCATTGCTTTTCTGGGTGACAGTCAGGGACAGCTGCATAGG GTCTACTTGGGCCTGGGGAGTGATGGCCACCCTTACTCCACACAGAGCATCCAGCAGGGGTCTGCAGTAAGCAGAGACCTCATCTTTGATGGGGCCTTCGAGCATCTGTATGTCATGACCCAGAGCACA CTTCTCAAGGTTCCTGTGGCCTCCTGTGCTCAGCACCTGGACTGTGAGTCTTGCCTGGCCCACAGGGACCCATACTGTGGGTGGTGTGTGCTCCTTGGCAG GTGCAGCCGCCGTTCTGAGTGCTCGCGGGGCCAAGGCCCAGAGCGCTGGCTGTGGAGCTTCCAGCCTGAGCTGGGCTGTCTTCGAGTAGCAGCCTTGAGTCCTGCTAACGTCAGccgagaggagaggagggag ATTTTCTTGTCGGTACCTGACCTGccacccctggggctgggggagtctTATTCTTGCCACTTTGAGGAGTACCAGAGTCCTGCCCTGCTGACCAGTTCTGGTGTGATGTGCCCCTCCCCCGACCCTAGTGAGGCCCCAGTGCTGCCGAGAGGAGCCG ACCACATCTCCGTGAGCGTGGAGCTCAGATTAGGCGCAGTTGTGATTGCCAAGGCTTCCCTCTCTTTCTATGACTGTGTGGCAGTCACCGAGCTCCGGCCGTCTGCACA GTGCCAGGCCTGCGTGAGCAGCCACTGGGGGTGTAACTGGTGTGTCTGGCAGCATCTGTGCACACACAAGGCCTCGTGTGATGCCGGGCCCATGGTGGTTAGCCAACAG AGCCCGCttctctccccagcctctcctgcaAGAGATGCACCCACCTCCTTCCCACCCGCAGCCCCCAAGGCCACGGTCACCCCAGCTCCTGACACCCTTCCCCTGGAGCCTGGGGCTCCTTCTACAGCCTCAGCCTCGGATGTCCCCCCTGGGGCCAGGCCTTCCCTGCTCAGTCCCTGGGGGCCGTGGGCAGGTCCCAGCCCCACACCTGCCTCGGCCTCCACAGAGACACCCTTCTCTGAGGACCCTTCTCCCAGCCCCCATGATGGACCTGCAACTGCTGTCCCTGCCCCTACGGCCCTCGGACCCATGGCCACACCCGAGGACCTCTTGGCCTCCCACCCATCGCCCTCAGATGTGGCAGCACTGCCCCCTGTCCCTGCAGAGCCTAGCCCCGAGGCCCTCCCCTCTGCAGTACCCCTGGACCAGCCCCCCGGCACTGCTCCCGCCACAACTTTCCCAGGGGCCACTGGCTCCACGAAGCCCGCTCTGGACTGGCTCCTGAGAGAAGGCGGCGAGCTGCCCGAGGCGGACGAGTGGACGGGGGGTGACACGCCCGCCTTCTCCACTTCCACCCTCCTCTCAGGTGATGGAGACTCGGCTGAGCACGAGGGCCCTCCCGCCCCCCTCATCCTCCTGTCCAGCCTCGACTACCAGTCTGACACCCCCGGGCTCTGGGAGCTG GAGGAGGTGAACTGGGGGGCAGGCTCCTGCCCTTGTGTGGAGAGCGTTCAGGGCTCCATGCTGATGCCAGTCCATGTGCAGCGAGAAATCCGGCTGCTGGGCAGGAACCTCCGCCTCTTCCAG GATAGCCCAGGAGACAATGAGTGTGTGATGGAGCTGGAGGGGCGCGAGGTTATGGTTGAGGCCCGGGTCGAGTGTGAGCCGCCTCCAGACACCCGGTGCCATGTCACATGTCAGCCGCACCAG CTCAGCTATGAGGCTCTGCAGCCAGAGCTCCATGTAGGGCTGTTTCTGcgtcggtccggccacctgcgtGTGGACAGTGTGGATGGGCTGCATG tggtgcTCTATGACTGTTCTGTGGGACATGAGGATTGCAGCCGCTGCCAAACCGCCATGCCCCAGTATGGGTGTGTGTGGTGCAAGGGGGAGCGTCCACGGTGTGTGGCCCGGGAGGCCTGTGGCAAGGCTGAGGCTGTGGTCTCCCAGTGCCCGGCACCCCTCATCCACTCG GTGGAACCTCTGACTGGACCTGTAGACGGAGGCACCCGTGTCACCATCAGGGGCTCCAACCTGGGCCAACATGTGCAGGACGTGCAAGACACTGTCAGGGTGGCTGGAGTGCCCTGTGCTGTGGACCCTCAGGAGTACGAGGTGTCCAGCAG CCTCGTGTGTATCACTAAGGccagcagggaggaggtggcaggcTCTGTGACAGTGGAGGTGCCAGGAAGAGGACGCGGTGTCTCAGAGCACGACTTTGCCTACCAG GACCCGAAAGTACATTCTATCTTCCCGGCCCGAGGGCCCAGAGCTGGGGGCACCAGTCTCACCCTGCACGGCTCCAAGCTCCTGACTGGGCGGCTGGAAGACATCCGAGTGGTGGTTGGAGACCAGCCTTGTCACTT GCTGCTGGAGCAGCAGGCAGAGCAGCTGCGGTGTGAGACCAGCCCACACCCGACACCTGCCACACTTCCCGTGGCTGTGTGGTTTGGGGCCACTGAGCGGAGACTTCAGCACAGCCAGTTCGAGTACACATCAGACCCCAATGTCACCTCTGCTGGCCCCACCAAGAGCTTCCTCAG TGGAGGACGTGAGATACGGGTCCGTGGCCAGAATCTGGATGTGGTACAGACACCAAGGATCCGAGTGACTGTGGCCCTAGGAGCACCATGGCCGGGCCAGGGGTTTGCGCGGAGGCGCCGTGTGATCCCGGAGACAGCATGCTCCCCCGGAGCCTCCTGTGGTGGCCTTCAT TTTGAGGAGCTCTGCCACGTGAACTCCTCCCAGCTCATCACGTGCCGCACACCGGCCCTCCCAGGCCTGCCTGAGGACCCCTGGGTCCGTGTGGAATTTATTCTTGACAACCTGGTCTTTGACTTTGCCACACTGaaccccacccccttctcctaTGAAGCTGACCCCACTCTGCAGCCCCTCAACCCCGAGGACCCCACTGCGCCGTTCCGGCACAAGCCTGGGAGTGTGCTCTCTGTGGAG GGGGAAAATCTGGACCTTGCAATGTCCAAGGAGGAGGTGGTGGCCATGATAGGGGACGGCCCCTGCGTGGTGAAGACACTGACCAGGCACCACCTGTACTGCGAGCCCCCAGTGGAGCAGCCCCTGCCCCGGCACCACGCCCTCCGGGAGGCACCGGACGCTTTGCCTGAATTCACG GTGCAGATGGGGAACCTGCGCTTCTCCCTGGGCCACGTACAGTATGATGGCGAGAGCCCCGTGCCTTTCCCCATGGCAGCCCAGGTGGGCTTGGGGGTGGGCACCTCTCTTCTGGCTCTGGGTGTCATCATCATTGTCCTCATGTACAG GAGGAAGAGCAAGCAGGCCCTGAGGGACTATAAGAAGGTGCAGATCCAGCTGGAGAATCTGGAGAGCAGCGTGCGGGACCGCTGCAAGAAGGAGTTCACGG ACCTTATGACTGAGATGACCGATCTTACCAGTGACCTTCTGGGCAGTGGCATCCCCTTCCTCGACTATAAGGTGTATGCTGAGAGGGTCTTCTTCCCTGGGCACCAGGAGTCACCCTTGCACCGGGACCTGGGTGTGCCTGAGAGCAGGCGACCCACTGTGGAGCAAGGGCTGGGGCAGCTCTCCAACCTGCTCAACAGCAAGCTCTTCCTGACCAAg TTCATCCATACCCTGGAGAGCCAGCGCACCTTCTCAGCTCGGGACCGCGCCTATGTGGCATCTCTGCTCACCGTGGCGCTGCATGGGAAGCTTGAGTACTTCACCGACATTCTGCGCACCCTGCTGAGTGACCTGGTGGCCCAGTACGTGGCCAAGAACCCCAAGCTGATGCTGCGCAG GACAGAGACCGTGGTGGAGAAGCTGCTCACCAACTGGATGTCCATCTGCCTCTACACTTTTGTGAgg GACTCGGTAGGAGAGCCTCTGTACATGCTTTTCCGTGGAATTAAGCATCAAGTGGACAAGGGCCCGGTGGACAGTGTGACTGGCAAAGCCAAATACACCCTGAATGACAACCGGCTACTCCGAGAGGACGTGGAGTACCGTCCCCTG ACCTTGAATGCTCTGTTGGCTGTGGGCCCCGGAGCAGGAGAAGCCCAGGGTGTCCCCGTGAAGGTCCTGGACTGTGACACCATCTCCCAGGCCAAGGAGAAGATGCTGGACCAGCTTTATAAAGGAGTGCCTCTTGCCCAGCGGCCAGATCCCTGCACCCTGGATGTTG AATGGCGGTCTGGGGTGGCTGGGCATCTCATTCTTTCTGACGAGGACGTGACTTCTGAGGTGCAGGGTCTGTGGAGGCGCCTGAACACCCTGCAGCATTAcaag GTCCCAGACGGAGCCACTGTGGCCCTCGTCCCCTGCCTCACCAAGCATGTTCTTCGGGAAAGCCAGGATTATGTCCCTGGAGAGA GTCTTGGCACAGGGACTCCAATGCTGGAGGACGTGGACGAGGGTGGCATCCGGGCTTGGCACCTGGTGAAGCCAAGTGAGGAGCCGGAGCCACCCAGGCCTCGGAGGGGCAGCCTTCGGGGCGGGGAGCGCGAACGAGCCAAGGCCATCCCTGAGATCTACCTGACCCGCCTGCTGTCCATGAAG GGCACCCTCCAGAAGTTTGTGGATGACCTGTTCCAGGTGATTCTCAGCACCAGCCGCCCCGTGCCACTCGCGGTGAAGTACTTCTTTGACCTGCTGGATGACCAGGCGCAGCAGCACGGCATCTCTGACCAGGACACCGTCCACATCTGGAAGACCaacag CTTGCCGCTGAGGTTCTGGATCAATATAATCAAAAACCCGCAGTTTGTGTTTGACGTTCAGACATCGGATAACATGGATGCAGTGCTCCTGGTCATTGCACAGACCTTCATGGACGCCTGCACCCTGGCTGACCACAAGCTGGGCCGG